A genomic window from Cloacibacillus evryensis DSM 19522 includes:
- the gltA gene encoding NADPH-dependent glutamate synthase, which yields MAVTFSKWKTPIKEQDAEVRKGNFGEVCLGYSLEEGQIEAGRCLQCKTKPCVAGCPVKIDIPAFIKCVKEGDMAGAAEVMDKYTNLPAVCGRVCPQESQCEGLCTVGKMKDFEPVAIGKLERLVADWKYAQENMQSKVYEGEKKGKVAVVGSGPSSLTVAGDLAKMGYEVKIFEALHAAGGVLIYGIPEFRLPKKIVKMEIEAMQKLGVDIECNVVVGKTITMQEIMEEYDACYIAVGAGAPHFQGVPGTTLNGVYSASEYLTRINLMHGYEFPKFDTPAKKAKKVVVIGGGNVAMDAARSAKRLGAEEVTVAYRRSLAELPARIEEYHHAVEEGIIFNWLTNPTEYVDDGSGQLKGVKCIKMELGEPDASGRRRPVPVEGSEFFIEADCAIEAIGQGSNKVLLSTFPEMKLNKWGYIEADEKTGATSVPGVFAGGDIVTGAATVILAMGAGKDAAVAIDKYITEKKAAK from the coding sequence ATGGCTGTAACATTCTCAAAGTGGAAGACCCCCATCAAAGAGCAGGACGCCGAAGTACGCAAAGGCAACTTCGGCGAAGTCTGCCTCGGCTACTCCCTCGAAGAGGGACAGATAGAGGCGGGACGCTGCCTGCAGTGCAAGACGAAGCCCTGCGTCGCCGGCTGCCCTGTCAAGATAGACATCCCCGCCTTCATCAAATGCGTCAAAGAGGGCGACATGGCCGGAGCCGCCGAAGTAATGGACAAATACACCAACCTCCCCGCCGTCTGCGGCCGCGTATGCCCGCAGGAGTCACAATGCGAAGGCCTCTGCACAGTCGGCAAAATGAAAGACTTTGAGCCCGTCGCGATCGGCAAACTCGAACGCCTCGTCGCCGACTGGAAATACGCGCAGGAAAACATGCAGAGCAAAGTTTACGAAGGCGAAAAGAAAGGCAAAGTCGCGGTAGTCGGCTCCGGCCCCTCGAGCCTCACAGTCGCGGGCGACCTTGCGAAAATGGGTTACGAAGTGAAGATCTTCGAGGCCCTCCACGCGGCAGGCGGCGTCCTCATCTACGGCATCCCTGAATTCCGACTCCCCAAAAAGATCGTCAAAATGGAGATCGAGGCGATGCAGAAACTCGGCGTAGACATCGAATGCAACGTAGTCGTCGGCAAGACGATCACCATGCAGGAGATCATGGAAGAATACGACGCCTGCTACATAGCGGTCGGCGCGGGAGCCCCGCACTTCCAGGGAGTGCCCGGCACGACGCTCAACGGCGTCTACTCCGCCTCCGAATACCTCACGAGGATCAACCTCATGCACGGTTATGAATTCCCGAAATTCGACACCCCCGCGAAAAAGGCGAAAAAAGTCGTAGTCATCGGCGGCGGCAACGTCGCGATGGACGCCGCGCGTTCCGCGAAACGCTTGGGAGCCGAAGAAGTGACGGTAGCCTACCGCCGTTCGCTCGCCGAACTTCCCGCTCGTATCGAAGAATACCACCACGCCGTTGAAGAAGGCATCATCTTCAACTGGCTGACGAACCCGACCGAATACGTAGACGACGGCAGCGGGCAGCTCAAAGGCGTCAAATGCATCAAAATGGAACTCGGCGAACCCGACGCCTCCGGCAGACGCCGTCCCGTCCCCGTGGAAGGCAGTGAATTCTTCATCGAGGCGGACTGCGCGATCGAAGCCATCGGACAGGGCTCTAACAAAGTGCTGCTCTCCACCTTCCCCGAAATGAAACTCAACAAATGGGGTTACATAGAAGCCGACGAAAAGACCGGAGCGACCTCCGTCCCCGGAGTATTCGCTGGCGGAGACATCGTCACCGGAGCGGCCACCGTCATCCTCGCGATGGGCGCCGGCAAGGACGCCGCCGTCGCCATCGATAAGTACATCACGGAGAAGAAAGCCGCGAAGTAA
- a CDS encoding sensor histidine kinase, protein MSHRVSLETLMKWIFLLLALSMVLLMLGARLHQSYSDKLSAAAESAERLNRLMTDYDLRYSAEVITQELGPYWRKAAEGEVPSLVIRSGGAKHGFVSNFQSIYVDMVEEERYLILVGMLGLIIAVELAVFISYVLTRPLRRLTWMCKEVAGGVSVRIPQTALSPYEFHELVDSFNNMSSQLERWREVQRQVSRMDRLAALGEMISGLAHEIRNPLASMRIQTDLLRDEIERLAGEDGGEEAADAREQIAVLGSEIDRLNNIVMQLLSFVRPRPTVITPVKLDDLLPWSGAMLGSLAQKYNVRLMLHSTAQDVTVMADGELLRQLVMNLALNAMQSMSPLKGGTDMALTVTIGYAPARRGEERMGMIMVSDTGPGISPDIEHRIFDPFFTTKKDGTGLGLSIVQRIVEGLGGALSFESSPNGTTFKIYLKLQHGGRDYEHLDS, encoded by the coding sequence ATGTCTCACAGAGTAAGTCTTGAGACCCTTATGAAATGGATATTCCTGCTGCTTGCGCTGTCGATGGTGCTGCTGATGCTCGGCGCGCGCCTTCACCAGAGTTACAGCGACAAGCTTTCCGCCGCCGCCGAATCCGCCGAGCGGCTGAACCGGCTGATGACGGACTACGATCTCAGATACAGCGCCGAGGTGATAACGCAGGAGCTCGGTCCATACTGGCGCAAAGCGGCCGAGGGCGAAGTCCCGTCGCTCGTCATACGGAGCGGAGGCGCGAAGCATGGTTTTGTCTCCAACTTCCAGTCTATCTATGTCGACATGGTCGAAGAGGAGCGCTACCTGATACTTGTCGGTATGCTTGGGCTCATCATCGCCGTGGAGCTTGCCGTATTCATCTCTTATGTGCTGACAAGGCCGCTGCGCCGGCTTACCTGGATGTGCAAAGAGGTCGCCGGCGGGGTCTCCGTAAGGATACCGCAGACGGCTCTTTCCCCTTATGAGTTTCATGAACTTGTCGACAGCTTCAATAATATGTCGTCACAGCTTGAGCGATGGCGCGAGGTGCAGCGGCAGGTAAGCCGCATGGACCGTCTCGCGGCGCTTGGCGAGATGATATCGGGGCTGGCGCACGAGATACGCAACCCTCTCGCAAGTATGCGGATACAGACAGATCTGCTGCGCGACGAGATCGAGAGGCTCGCGGGGGAAGACGGCGGCGAGGAAGCGGCGGACGCCAGGGAGCAGATCGCCGTCCTCGGCAGCGAGATCGACAGGCTCAATAATATCGTGATGCAGCTTCTTTCGTTCGTGCGTCCGCGCCCGACCGTCATTACGCCGGTGAAGCTGGACGACCTTCTCCCCTGGAGCGGGGCGATGCTCGGCTCGCTGGCTCAGAAGTATAATGTGCGGCTGATGCTGCACAGCACCGCGCAGGACGTTACCGTTATGGCGGACGGCGAACTGCTGCGCCAGTTGGTCATGAACCTTGCCCTTAACGCGATGCAGTCGATGTCGCCGCTGAAAGGCGGGACCGATATGGCGCTGACCGTCACTATCGGCTATGCGCCGGCGCGGCGCGGGGAGGAAAGGATGGGCATGATAATGGTCTCCGACACAGGCCCCGGAATCTCTCCTGATATCGAGCACAGAATATTCGACCCCTTCTTTACCACTAAAAAAGATGGCACTGGACTTGGCCTCAGTATCGTGCAGAGGATAGTGGAGGGGCTGGGCGGCGCGCTCTCGTTTGAGAGCTCCCCGAACGGAACGACGTTTAAAATTTATCTGAAATTACAGCACGGAGGAAGAGATTATGAGCATCTGGATAGTTGA
- a CDS encoding flavin reductase family protein: protein MTWKAGTMLYPLPPVMVSCGTMEKSNIITVAWTGTVNSEPPMTYVSVRPERYSYGLIKETGEFVINLTTDRLVWNADFCGVKSGRDVDKFALPGLTAIAASEVSAPMIEESPVNIECRVERSMLLGSHEMFLAKIIAVNVSEKLLDAKGVLHLEKAGLAATAHGKYFTLGRQVGSFGYSVKKR, encoded by the coding sequence GTGACATGGAAAGCGGGGACAATGCTCTATCCACTGCCGCCGGTGATGGTCTCCTGCGGCACGATGGAAAAATCGAATATCATTACGGTGGCCTGGACCGGAACAGTGAATTCCGAGCCGCCGATGACCTACGTCTCCGTGCGCCCGGAACGCTATTCCTACGGCCTGATAAAGGAGACGGGAGAGTTCGTCATCAACCTCACCACCGACCGGCTGGTATGGAACGCCGATTTCTGCGGCGTGAAATCCGGACGCGACGTCGATAAATTCGCTCTGCCCGGCCTTACGGCGATCGCGGCGAGCGAGGTGAGCGCCCCGATGATAGAGGAGAGCCCCGTCAATATCGAATGCCGAGTCGAAAGAAGCATGTTGTTGGGGAGCCACGAAATGTTCCTCGCGAAGATAATCGCCGTCAACGTCAGCGAAAAGCTGCTCGACGCAAAGGGCGTGCTGCACCTCGAAAAAGCGGGGCTGGCGGCGACGGCGCACGGCAAATACTTCACGCTCGGCCGCCAGGTGGGAAGCTTCGGATATTCGGTAAAAAAGAGATAA
- a CDS encoding VIT1/CCC1 transporter family protein → MNKDVLEAIRTMQLNEVTEHVIYAHMARRAKGDNARVLAKISAEEGKHADIWSRYTGCTPKPGVFKILFYRICGLLFGLTFVINLMEAGEEAAQVEYARIAEDVPEALDIYKEEEEHERELIAMVDDERLKYISSMVLGINDALVELTGALAGFTFALGNTAVICMAGFITGSAATLSMAASEYLAKKNDPGEHHPLKAAVYTGIAYMFAVCMLLVPYAFIGSPLFALAGCLLNAAIVIMLFTFYVSVVRKEPFTPAFREMICISFGVAGLSFLIGWGAQRLLGISM, encoded by the coding sequence ATGAACAAAGATGTGCTTGAAGCGATCAGGACCATGCAGCTCAACGAAGTTACGGAACATGTCATTTACGCGCATATGGCGCGCCGCGCCAAGGGAGACAACGCTCGTGTGCTGGCGAAGATATCGGCCGAAGAGGGAAAACACGCCGATATCTGGAGCCGTTATACGGGATGCACGCCGAAGCCCGGCGTATTTAAGATATTGTTCTACCGTATCTGCGGGCTGCTTTTCGGCCTGACCTTTGTCATCAACTTAATGGAGGCAGGAGAAGAGGCGGCGCAGGTGGAGTATGCGCGGATCGCGGAAGATGTGCCCGAGGCTCTTGATATATACAAAGAGGAGGAGGAACACGAACGCGAGCTTATCGCGATGGTCGACGATGAACGGCTCAAGTATATCAGCTCGATGGTGCTCGGCATCAACGACGCGCTTGTCGAACTGACGGGAGCGCTTGCCGGTTTCACCTTCGCGCTTGGCAATACCGCGGTCATCTGCATGGCGGGATTTATCACGGGAAGCGCCGCGACGCTTTCAATGGCGGCCTCCGAGTATCTGGCGAAGAAGAACGACCCCGGGGAACATCATCCGCTGAAGGCCGCCGTCTATACTGGCATCGCCTACATGTTTGCCGTCTGTATGCTGCTCGTGCCCTATGCTTTTATCGGCTCCCCGCTGTTCGCGCTCGCCGGATGCCTTCTCAACGCCGCCATCGTCATCATGCTGTTCACCTTCTATGTTTCGGTGGTGCGCAAGGAGCCCTTCACGCCCGCCTTTAGAGAGATGATCTGCATCAGCTTCGGCGTCGCCGGGCTCTCCTTCCTCATCGGCTGGGGGGCGCAGAGGCTGCTGGGGATCTCCATGTAA
- a CDS encoding glutaredoxin family protein: MEVKVYSTDTCPWCTKVKEYLDKLGVKYTPVNVSTDRAAAMELVKKTKQMGVPVTTVGDKFVVGYNPSELEAVLKENNLIS; encoded by the coding sequence ATGGAAGTTAAAGTTTATTCGACAGATACATGCCCCTGGTGCACAAAAGTAAAGGAATACCTTGATAAGCTCGGCGTGAAATATACGCCGGTCAACGTTTCCACGGACAGGGCGGCCGCAATGGAGCTTGTGAAAAAGACGAAGCAGATGGGCGTTCCCGTCACCACCGTCGGCGACAAGTTCGTCGTCGGCTACAATCCAAGTGAGCTTGAAGCCGTCCTCAAGGAAAACAACCTGATCTCCTAA
- a CDS encoding diguanylate cyclase domain-containing protein: MRPITAFISDISKASGKAKALLKAISRAEGVTARIEIALYPNDGGTFEELYDNADVAMYRAKARGGNCYEFHRGAENWSGSH; this comes from the coding sequence ATGCGTCCTATCACTGCCTTTATATCGGATATAAGCAAAGCCTCGGGCAAGGCAAAGGCGCTGCTAAAAGCGATATCCAGAGCCGAAGGGGTCACGGCACGTATCGAGATCGCGCTTTACCCAAATGACGGGGGAACCTTTGAAGAGTTGTACGATAACGCCGATGTCGCCATGTACAGGGCAAAGGCTAGAGGTGGGAACTGTTATGAGTTTCATCGCGGAGCAGAAAATTGGTCAGGCTCACATTAG
- a CDS encoding sodium:solute symporter family transporter — protein sequence MSPLIYYLVAFGAYTVSIILLTGQSFAWKETKKSFYLGDMKVALFPTLATFCATWMSPLSLVGFGMWFYRSGYVAFWASVNGWMIGLLFFPFVVRRLRVARVASLPEWLEKRYGDVRVRRLVALTMIFLYVVYLVIQFRAFGVIVSYMLEIPQGFAATSLIYLFVLYTTFGGYFSVVRSDTLNLLLIILGVSVAAWFCLPEGFSLAAAREVFRAESTTLSLNDFSLSEIFSAFAMMLVWGLGVATNPQYMIRIIACRSRREAYGMLALSPYVVGWIYLCLTFFIMVCRLKYPLIGNFEETMAFAKLAQFLPPVAGMLLLVCVIAAAVSTANSQLLLAACSLCYDLVPMKRDENELRPFQEERFLFINRIAITLIASIALMLSHAGLPGYIRLGTISWTLVAIAYFYPLFTPRLIVKEILFAVLTVAVMMQFLLVFGFRIEPEYAMLIVLAGEYLVFAAAKFMRSKRCLTE from the coding sequence ATGTCGCCGCTTATCTATTACCTTGTGGCTTTCGGGGCTTACACGGTGTCGATCATTTTGCTGACAGGGCAGTCTTTTGCGTGGAAGGAGACGAAAAAATCCTTTTATCTGGGAGATATGAAGGTTGCTCTTTTTCCGACGCTTGCCACCTTCTGCGCGACGTGGATGAGCCCGCTCTCGCTTGTCGGCTTCGGCATGTGGTTTTACCGCTCTGGATATGTCGCTTTTTGGGCTTCGGTCAACGGCTGGATGATCGGTCTGCTGTTTTTTCCTTTTGTCGTGAGGCGGCTGCGGGTGGCGCGCGTAGCCTCCCTGCCCGAATGGCTTGAGAAGCGCTACGGCGACGTCCGCGTGCGCAGGCTTGTCGCGCTCACGATGATATTTCTCTATGTCGTATATCTCGTCATCCAGTTCCGCGCCTTCGGCGTCATCGTCTCGTATATGCTTGAGATACCGCAGGGATTCGCGGCGACCTCGTTGATCTACCTTTTTGTGCTTTACACGACCTTTGGCGGTTACTTTTCCGTCGTTCGCAGCGACACGCTGAATTTACTGCTGATAATCTTAGGGGTGAGCGTCGCCGCCTGGTTTTGCCTGCCCGAGGGCTTCAGCCTCGCCGCGGCCCGCGAGGTATTCCGGGCCGAGAGCACCACGCTTTCGCTCAATGATTTCTCCCTCTCTGAAATATTTTCCGCTTTCGCGATGATGCTTGTCTGGGGGCTGGGCGTGGCGACCAATCCGCAGTATATGATAAGGATAATCGCCTGCCGCAGCCGGCGCGAGGCCTACGGTATGCTTGCGCTGTCGCCTTACGTGGTCGGCTGGATATATCTCTGCCTGACGTTTTTTATTATGGTCTGCCGCCTGAAATATCCGTTGATCGGCAATTTCGAGGAGACGATGGCCTTTGCCAAACTGGCGCAGTTTCTTCCGCCCGTCGCCGGTATGCTGCTGCTCGTCTGCGTCATCGCGGCGGCGGTGAGCACGGCTAATTCGCAGCTTCTGCTTGCCGCCTGTTCGCTTTGTTACGACCTGGTGCCGATGAAGAGGGACGAAAACGAGCTGCGGCCCTTTCAGGAGGAACGTTTTCTCTTTATCAACCGCATCGCGATCACCCTCATCGCCTCTATCGCGCTGATGCTGAGTCACGCCGGACTGCCCGGTTATATAAGGCTTGGCACGATAAGCTGGACGCTCGTCGCGATCGCCTATTTTTATCCGCTCTTTACGCCGCGCCTCATCGTTAAGGAGATATTATTCGCCGTGCTCACCGTTGCGGTCATGATGCAGTTCCTGCTGGTCTTCGGCTTCCGCATCGAACCGGAGTACGCGATGCTTATCGTGCTTGCCGGAGAATATTTAGTTTTTGCGGCCGCGAAGTTTATGAGGTCAAAAAGATGTCTCACAGAGTAA
- a CDS encoding sulfide/dihydroorotate dehydrogenase-like FAD/NAD-binding protein has product MFKIVSKQKLAPKEFDIWVEAPRIADHAKAGQFVVLRVNDNGERIPLTIADYDTEKGLIRLIFQVVGKTTAAMSGLNVGDCIQDISGPLGSPSEIENYGTVLMVGGGVGIAALYPIIKALKLAGNKVITILGGRTSDLVIMKDECRKYSDELIITTDDGSEGMKGVVTEAMKMVVERGDKIDRSWCIGPSIMMKFGTKAAKELGLPIWVSLNPLMVDGTGMCGCCRVTVDGKIFFACVDGPEFDGHKVNWDEFMSRLRQYKDEEKISMEKYEAEVGEPTWL; this is encoded by the coding sequence ATGTTCAAAATCGTATCAAAGCAAAAGCTTGCGCCGAAAGAATTCGACATCTGGGTCGAAGCTCCGCGCATCGCCGACCACGCGAAGGCGGGACAATTCGTCGTACTGCGCGTCAATGACAATGGAGAGAGAATACCGCTCACCATCGCCGATTATGACACCGAAAAGGGGCTTATCCGCCTCATCTTCCAGGTCGTCGGCAAGACGACCGCGGCGATGTCGGGCCTCAATGTCGGCGACTGCATCCAGGACATCTCCGGCCCTCTCGGCTCGCCGAGCGAGATCGAGAACTACGGCACGGTCCTCATGGTCGGAGGCGGCGTAGGCATCGCGGCCCTCTACCCCATCATCAAAGCCCTCAAGCTCGCCGGCAACAAAGTCATCACCATCCTCGGCGGACGCACCTCGGACCTCGTCATCATGAAAGACGAATGCCGTAAGTATTCCGACGAACTCATCATCACCACCGACGACGGCTCCGAAGGCATGAAGGGCGTCGTCACCGAAGCGATGAAGATGGTGGTCGAGCGCGGCGACAAGATCGACCGTTCATGGTGCATCGGCCCCTCGATCATGATGAAATTCGGCACCAAGGCCGCGAAAGAACTCGGCCTGCCGATATGGGTGTCGCTCAACCCCCTGATGGTCGACGGCACAGGCATGTGCGGCTGCTGCCGCGTAACGGTCGACGGCAAAATATTCTTCGCCTGCGTCGACGGTCCTGAATTTGATGGGCACAAGGTCAACTGGGACGAGTTCATGAGCCGCCTCCGTCAGTATAAAGATGAAGAAAAAATCTCAATGGAAAAATATGAAGCAGAAGTAGGTGAACCGACATGGCTGTAA
- a CDS encoding ABC transporter permease — MRDFAIKILKSGALLPLFVLFFWWYGAAAGWWNTFLLPSPGAVWRAFVSSLADGTLQENTWASLSRIAVGFGLSALLALLLALLCSSFPPLLAQLDPTLEFLRHIPPMAVIPMLILWFGIGESPKIILIILATFFPVFLNALQGIRGCDAKLVEVARVFGYNRWERYRHVILPAALPSILTGLQLGLGYSWRSLVAAELVAASSGLGYMILDAEQLSRSDVVLMGIFVIGALGAALDWGFVLLSRALKGAG; from the coding sequence ATGAGAGACTTTGCGATAAAAATATTGAAAAGCGGAGCTTTGCTCCCCCTCTTCGTCCTTTTCTTCTGGTGGTACGGGGCCGCGGCGGGCTGGTGGAATACCTTTCTGCTGCCGTCGCCCGGAGCGGTGTGGCGCGCTTTCGTCTCGTCGCTTGCAGACGGGACCCTACAGGAAAATACATGGGCCAGCCTCAGCCGCATCGCCGTGGGTTTCGGCCTCTCCGCCCTTCTTGCACTTTTGCTCGCGCTCTTATGCAGCTCTTTCCCGCCGCTGCTCGCGCAGCTGGACCCCACGCTGGAATTTCTGCGCCATATTCCGCCGATGGCGGTGATCCCGATGCTCATCCTCTGGTTCGGCATCGGGGAGAGCCCCAAGATAATCCTCATCATCCTCGCCACCTTCTTTCCCGTCTTTCTCAACGCGCTGCAAGGTATCAGGGGCTGCGACGCGAAGCTCGTCGAGGTCGCGCGGGTCTTCGGCTACAACCGTTGGGAGCGCTACCGCCATGTGATACTGCCGGCGGCCCTGCCGTCGATCCTCACGGGGCTGCAGCTCGGACTGGGCTACAGTTGGCGCTCGCTTGTGGCGGCGGAGCTCGTAGCCGCCTCTTCCGGGCTCGGCTATATGATACTTGACGCCGAACAGCTCTCGCGCTCCGATGTCGTGCTGATGGGGATCTTTGTGATCGGCGCGCTCGGCGCGGCGCTGGACTGGGGCTTCGTGCTTCTCTCAAGGGCGCTGAAGGGTGCGGGATGA
- a CDS encoding MBL fold metallo-hydrolase, translating into MAMNEIFPNFYRINLPIPRGGFESFLDGWLIDDAVRGQTILVETGPASAVPELLRQLEAHGKNKIDFLIYTHIHLDHSGGAGQFIACHPETKVLAPEKGRQHLVDPSKLIAGSRTSLGSLCDVYGTPLPLPAENLIEGGIAGLSVIDTPGHAPHHSSYIYELDGFRILFAGEAAGCWFRLDDGGCFMRPATPHKFFYDTAMASLNKLLSLQDIDLVCFPHSGYLKDARAVFEAARNQMALWLEILSSLPEKASPEAAVSALKAQDPMLAKLEKMPEMAGKREEFFIGQSAKGYLGWIERERSAGV; encoded by the coding sequence ATGGCGATGAATGAAATATTTCCAAACTTTTACAGAATAAACCTGCCGATACCGCGCGGAGGTTTTGAATCCTTCCTCGACGGCTGGCTCATCGATGACGCCGTTCGGGGGCAGACGATCCTTGTGGAGACGGGACCTGCCTCCGCCGTTCCCGAGCTTCTGCGGCAGCTTGAGGCGCATGGGAAAAATAAGATCGACTTCCTGATATATACCCACATACATTTGGACCATTCCGGCGGCGCGGGACAATTTATCGCCTGCCACCCCGAGACGAAGGTGCTGGCTCCCGAAAAGGGGCGTCAGCACCTTGTGGACCCATCAAAGCTGATAGCTGGCAGCCGGACGAGCCTTGGCAGCCTCTGCGACGTATACGGGACGCCTCTGCCGCTTCCGGCGGAAAACCTCATCGAAGGCGGCATCGCCGGCCTTTCCGTGATCGATACGCCGGGACACGCGCCGCACCACAGCTCATACATCTACGAGCTTGACGGCTTCAGGATACTCTTCGCGGGGGAGGCCGCGGGCTGCTGGTTCCGCCTTGATGACGGCGGCTGCTTTATGCGCCCGGCGACGCCGCATAAATTCTTTTACGACACCGCCATGGCTTCGCTGAATAAACTGCTATCCCTGCAAGATATCGACCTCGTCTGCTTCCCTCACTCCGGATACCTGAAGGATGCGCGCGCGGTCTTCGAGGCGGCGAGAAATCAGATGGCGCTATGGCTTGAGATACTATCCTCGCTTCCCGAGAAAGCATCTCCGGAAGCGGCGGTCAGCGCCCTGAAAGCGCAAGACCCAATGTTGGCAAAACTAGAAAAAATGCCTGAGATGGCCGGAAAAAGAGAAGAATTCTTCATCGGCCAGTCGGCGAAGGGGTATCTGGGCTGGATAGAAAGAGAGAGGAGCGCCGGCGTCTAA
- a CDS encoding ABC transporter ATP-binding protein, with the protein MMSFLTVDSVLKSYDIEGRRIEALRGVSLEIGENEFVTVVGRSGSGKTTLLRILASLEQPTAGVVRFRGRECSEENPLPAGMVFQEARLMPWLSALDNIIFACPPRERGEELRRAALRMIETVGLKGYEGALPTQLSGGMAQRVALGRALIKNPPLILLDEPLGALDYFTRRLMQRELIRLYLEEKKSFIMVTHDVGEALRLGTRVIVLREGGVERELAVGLPYPRPRSSPAFQSLIDEVLEAIGEGE; encoded by the coding sequence ATGATGTCCTTCCTTACGGTCGACAGCGTCTTAAAAAGCTACGACATAGAGGGGCGGCGGATAGAGGCTCTGCGCGGCGTCTCCCTGGAGATAGGGGAGAACGAATTCGTCACCGTCGTCGGCAGGAGCGGTTCGGGCAAGACCACCCTGCTGCGCATACTGGCCTCTCTTGAGCAGCCCACTGCCGGCGTCGTGCGCTTTCGCGGCAGAGAATGCTCGGAGGAGAACCCGCTGCCGGCGGGGATGGTCTTTCAGGAGGCGCGGCTCATGCCGTGGCTGTCGGCGCTTGACAATATAATCTTTGCCTGTCCGCCGCGCGAACGCGGGGAGGAACTGCGGCGCGCGGCGCTTCGCATGATCGAGACGGTGGGATTGAAGGGTTACGAGGGCGCGCTCCCAACCCAGCTGTCCGGCGGCATGGCCCAGCGTGTCGCGCTTGGACGCGCGCTTATCAAAAACCCGCCGCTGATACTGCTCGACGAGCCGCTGGGGGCGCTGGATTATTTCACCCGCCGCCTGATGCAGCGCGAACTGATACGCCTCTACCTTGAAGAAAAAAAGAGTTTTATAATGGTGACGCATGACGTCGGCGAAGCGCTGCGGCTGGGGACGCGGGTCATCGTCCTTAGGGAAGGCGGCGTGGAGCGCGAGCTTGCAGTCGGCCTGCCGTACCCGCGGCCGAGGAGCTCGCCGGCCTTCCAGAGCCTCATAGACGAGGTGCTGGAGGCCATCGGCGAAGGTGAATAA